In Brachypodium distachyon strain Bd21 chromosome 2, Brachypodium_distachyon_v3.0, whole genome shotgun sequence, one genomic interval encodes:
- the LOC106866182 gene encoding uncharacterized protein LOC106866182 — protein sequence MAPSNLPHLSTFALRSILEKDKLNGTNFTNWYRNLRIVLKQEKKDHVLDTPLPDEPDEDATVAVMNAHRKARDESTEISCLMLAHMEPDLQQQFENVEAYDMIESLKSMFQAQAKTERYQVSQALLGCKLKDGDPLSPHVIKMTGYVQSLDRLGFPISDEFATDIVLNSLPSAYAPFISNYHMHGMDKKLTELHGMLKTAEADLKKGTSQVLMVQNKAKFKKGSWTKKKKAKSGGKTQDSVPSAASGTKPSPTAGSTCFYCKTDGHWKRNCSKFLADKAKSGSGTSNSGAGKN from the exons atggcacctagcaaccttcctcatttgtccacttttgcgttgaggtcgatcctagagaaagataaacttaatggaactaatttcaccaactggtatcgTAATCTGAGGATTGTcctcaagcaagaaaagaaggaccatgTTCTAGACACTCCACTCCCAGATGAGCCTGATGAAGATGCGACAGTCGCTGTCATGAATGCCCACCGTAAGGCTAGAGATGAGTCTACGGAAATTAGCTGTCTTATGCTTGCACACATGGAACCggacttgcagcagcagttcgagaatgttgaggcctaCGATATGATCGAAAGCCTCAAAAGTATGTTCCAGGCTCAGGCAAAGACCGAGAGGTATCAAGTCTCTCAAGCTTTGCTTGGCTGTAAGCTCAAAGACGGCGATCCACTGAGTCCGCACGTGATCAAGATGACTGGTTACGTGCAGTCTTTGGATAGGCTGGGTTTTCCCATAAGCGATGAGTTCGCTACAGATATAGTTCTGAACTCTCTTCCTAGTGCATATGCTCCGTTCATCTCGAActatcacatgcatggtatggataagaagctcactgaactacatgggatgctcaagacagcagaggctgacctcaagaaaggcaccagtcaagtgttgatggtgcagaataaggctaagttcaagaagggttcttggactaagaagaagaaggctaagtCAGGAGGCAAAACTCAGGACTCTGTCCCGAGCGCTGCCTCAGGGACTAAGCCATCTCCTACAGCTGGATCCACTTGCTTCTATTGCAAGACGGATGGGcactggaagaggaactgcagcaagtttttggctgacaaagccaagagtggaagtgggacTTCTAACTCAG GGGCTGGTAAGAACTAG